From a single Paenibacillus sp. FSL W8-0426 genomic region:
- a CDS encoding ABC transporter ATP-binding protein translates to MIQCEGLVKIFKSSDVEVVALQGLNLTVNPGEMMAIIGNSGSGKSTLLNILGGLDRPTAGTAIVGDWDLLKMTDAQLVEYKRHTVGFIWQNNGRNLLPYLTALENVETPMILGGKRDRAYAKQLLEWVGLKDRMHNKLHQLSGGEQQRVAIAISLSNRPKLLLADEPTGSVDSETSDTIMNIFRKMNKELGVTIVIVTHDLTLAGKVDRIVAIRDGLTSTEFVKRNENLDDEHNLPGSGTPSIHEAFVIIDRAGRLQVPKEYLEALSIDNRATLEFDGERIVITPPR, encoded by the coding sequence GTGATCCAGTGTGAAGGACTTGTTAAAATTTTTAAATCCAGCGACGTGGAAGTCGTTGCCCTTCAAGGTCTGAATTTGACGGTGAACCCGGGAGAGATGATGGCGATCATCGGAAATAGCGGAAGCGGAAAATCGACGCTGCTCAACATTCTCGGCGGCCTTGACCGGCCGACAGCCGGTACAGCCATCGTCGGCGACTGGGATTTGCTGAAAATGACGGATGCGCAGCTCGTGGAATACAAAAGGCATACCGTCGGATTTATTTGGCAGAACAACGGCCGCAATCTGCTGCCGTATCTTACGGCCCTGGAAAACGTGGAAACGCCGATGATTCTAGGTGGAAAGCGGGATCGCGCATACGCCAAACAGCTGCTGGAATGGGTCGGGCTCAAGGATCGGATGCATAACAAGCTCCATCAATTGTCGGGTGGGGAGCAGCAGCGGGTTGCGATTGCGATTTCATTGTCCAATCGGCCGAAGCTGCTGCTCGCCGACGAGCCGACCGGTTCGGTCGATTCCGAGACATCGGATACGATCATGAATATTTTTCGCAAAATGAACAAGGAATTAGGCGTCACCATCGTGATCGTAACGCATGACCTGACGCTTGCGGGCAAGGTCGACCGGATCGTTGCCATTCGTGACGGATTAACGAGTACCGAATTTGTGAAACGCAACGAAAATCTGGATGACGAGCATAACTTGCCTGGCTCGGGAACGCCGAGCATTCATGAAGCTTTTGTCATTATTGACCGGGCCGGGCGGCTTCAGGTACCGAAGGAATACCTCGAGGCGTTATCGATCGACAACCGGGCGACGTTGGAATTTGACGGCGAGCGTATCGTGATTACGCCGCCAAGATAA
- a CDS encoding extracellular solute-binding protein, with the protein MKMWGKRVLGILATASLALPLLAGCTASESKDNEQRVLRVATLWGNTDDSYFRQQFTDAFELTHPNITIEVVPAVEQGSMYGYGNTDEQQEVPDTMESIKKIMTGDNPVDVVVADTSTIRSLIQENMLKQLDPLMQEDKFDTSDIVPSVLEGIKDIGDQSIYALTPTFSSSALFYNKAIFQKAGVEPPTDNMTWDDIFNLATRVTSGEGKDHVFGFAFSTWQGGSPYYSMQQYYSALQLKIFDDKAEKMTVDSPQWEKVWSKISKLAIDKVTPKGDEQMDQSSGERYNPLQGDLFLSSKTAMALGDYSYINQLIDANKNADKMEGFTKVDWEVVTPPVHPEAPGIGGNIYLSNLMAINSSAQNPDDAWELIKYMNSEDWAKIKARSAYEMVSRKSFIKPKDGMDYNIQAFYTLKPIPPTNTNLDKMYQKMPNLWQVSDKGMEYFNQVLENKKTPKEALAEWAAKGNEMLAKLKKDPKATFNP; encoded by the coding sequence ATGAAAATGTGGGGAAAACGTGTGCTGGGCATATTGGCTACAGCCAGTCTTGCATTGCCGCTGCTTGCAGGTTGCACGGCAAGCGAATCGAAGGACAACGAGCAGCGCGTATTGCGTGTGGCCACCTTGTGGGGCAATACAGACGATAGCTATTTTCGCCAGCAGTTTACGGATGCCTTTGAGCTGACACATCCGAATATTACGATTGAGGTTGTACCAGCCGTTGAGCAGGGCAGCATGTACGGTTACGGCAACACGGATGAGCAGCAGGAAGTTCCGGATACGATGGAGAGCATCAAAAAAATCATGACCGGAGACAATCCGGTGGACGTGGTTGTGGCCGATACGTCAACGATCAGGTCGTTGATCCAGGAGAACATGCTGAAACAACTTGATCCGCTTATGCAAGAGGATAAGTTCGACACGAGCGATATCGTACCGAGCGTGCTGGAGGGCATCAAAGACATCGGAGATCAGAGCATCTATGCGTTGACGCCAACGTTTTCCTCGTCCGCCCTCTTCTACAATAAGGCGATCTTCCAGAAGGCAGGCGTAGAGCCGCCGACGGATAACATGACTTGGGACGACATCTTTAACCTGGCGACTCGCGTTACCAGCGGCGAAGGCAAGGACCATGTGTTTGGATTTGCGTTCAGCACATGGCAAGGAGGATCGCCCTACTATTCGATGCAACAGTACTATAGCGCGCTTCAACTGAAAATTTTCGACGATAAGGCGGAGAAAATGACGGTCGATTCGCCTCAGTGGGAAAAAGTATGGAGCAAGATCAGCAAGCTCGCCATTGACAAGGTTACCCCGAAAGGGGATGAGCAGATGGACCAAAGCAGTGGCGAAAGATACAACCCGCTGCAGGGCGATCTGTTCCTCAGCAGCAAAACAGCCATGGCTTTAGGCGATTATAGTTACATCAACCAGTTGATCGATGCCAACAAAAACGCCGATAAAATGGAAGGGTTCACGAAAGTGGATTGGGAGGTCGTCACACCGCCCGTGCATCCCGAAGCGCCAGGAATCGGCGGCAACATCTATCTCAGCAATTTGATGGCGATCAACAGTTCGGCGCAAAATCCGGATGATGCCTGGGAACTGATCAAATACATGAACAGCGAGGATTGGGCAAAAATCAAAGCGCGCAGCGCCTATGAGATGGTTTCCCGCAAGAGTTTCATCAAGCCGAAGGACGGTATGGATTACAACATTCAGGCCTTCTACACGTTGAAGCCGATTCCGCCGACCAATACGAATCTGGACAAAATGTACCAGAAGATGCCGAATCTGTGGCAAGTTAGCGATAAAGGCATGGAGTACTTCAACCAAGTGCTGGAGAACAAAAAAACACCGAAGGAAGCACTTGCCGAATGGGCTGCTAAGGGTAACGAAATGCTGGCAAAGTTGAAAAAGGACCCAAAAGCGACATTTAACCCATAA